One segment of Solanum stenotomum isolate F172 chromosome 1, ASM1918654v1, whole genome shotgun sequence DNA contains the following:
- the LOC125853856 gene encoding ubiquitin-like-specific protease ESD4, producing the protein MGALTCSSRKRGDDFFTSNYKTPLSVSSNVDHISKKPRLSPSMNQIQGDPLSRKSIAARIFKYPSNITPIKREIHAPCRRLRSGSNLNYNKMGNFLTQQYDRAKRSAFETLRYVKKDKEVINIDDDEICEEGVSEDSSVKELGTGVDAKTGLASGSGQRWKESNGVVEIMDNPDGVKDVDRNFQVLSPSVVTVSDGVNLKVENAEKMLDTLSLSSNFDSAYSSSSVPPYKKLLGLAEKRNGNLKRLQFDIGYTEKVLETQHLLRPQKNEEYVKEDVITEPFVLLDEEEEAEVSRALSKSCRRKVLAKHENSNIDITGEILQCLSPGAWLNDEVINVYLELLKERERREPKKFLKCHFFNTFFYKKLISGKGGYNYQSVKRWTSQRKLGYCLFECDKIFVPIHKQVHWCLAVINKKEEKFQYLDSLGGRDQQVLKVLARYFIDEVKDKNGKDIDINSWKLEFVEDLPEQENGFDCGMFMLKYADFYSRDIGLCFSQEHMPYFRSRTVKEILRLKAE; encoded by the exons ATGGGGGCCTTAACATGTAGCAGCCGAAAACGTGGTGATGATTTTTTCACCTCGAATTATAAAACCCCACTTTCAGTTTCCTCTAACGTTGACCACATATCCAAAAAACCTAGGCTTTCTCCATCTATGAATCAAATCCAAGGTGATCCTTTGTCCAGAAAATCAATAGCTGCAAGAATTTTCAAATACCCATCTAATATAACTCCCATAAAAAGAGAAATTCATGCTCCTTGTAGACGATTAAGAAGTGGGTCCAACTTAAATTATAACAAAATGGGGAATTTTCTAACTCAACAGTATGATAGAGCTAAAAGAAGTGCATTTGAAACGCTGAGGTATgtgaaaaaagataaagaagtgataaacattgatgatgatgaaattTGTGAAGAGGGTGTGTCTGAGGATTCAAGTGTTAAGGAATTGGGAACTGGGGTTGATGCAAAAACGGGTCTTGCTAGTGGGTCGGGTCAGAGATGGAAGGAGAGTAATGGGGTTGTTGAAATCATGGATAATCCTGATGGTGTTAAGGATGTGGATAGGAACTTTCAGGTTTTGAGTCCTTCAGTTGTAACAGTGTCGGATGGTGTGAATTTGAAGGTGGAGAATGCAGAAAAGATGCTGGATACATTATCTTTGAGTAGCAATTTTGATTCTGCTTATTCTTCATCTTCAGTTCCTCCATATAAGAAATTGCTGGGTTTAGCTGAGAAAAGAAACGGTAATTTAAAGAGACTGCAGTTTGATATAGGGTATACTGAGAAGGTTCTTGAGACACAACATTTGTTAAGGCCTCAGAAGAATGAAGAGTATGTTAAGGAG GATGTGATTACAGAACCCTTTGTGCTCCTTGATGAGGAGGAAGAGGCTGAAGTTTCTCGTGCTTTATCTAAATCTTGCag GAGGAAGGTTTTGGCAAAACATGAAAACTCCAATATAGATATTACTGGAGAGATATTGCAGTGTTTGAGTCCTGGGGCATGGTTGAACGATGAG GTCATTAATGTGTATCTTGAGTTActaaaagagagagaaagaagggAGCCCAAAAAGTTCTTGAAATGTCATTTCTTTAACACATTCTTTTACAAG AAG TTAATCAGTGGCAAGGGAGGCTATAACTATCAATCTGTGAAAAGATGGACATCCCAAAGGAAGCTGGGGTACTGCCTCTTTGAATGTGATAAA ATTTTTGTCCCTATCCACAAACAAGTACATTGGTGCTTAGCTGTCATCAACAAGAAGGAAGAAAAGTTCCAATATCTTGATTCACTTGGAGGAAGAGATCAGCAAGTACTGAAAGTGCTG GCTAGGTACTTCATTGACGAGGTGAAGGACAAGAATGGGAAAGATATTGATATTAACTCATGGAAGCTAGAGTTTGTTGAGGACCTCCCAGAGCAAGAGAATGG